Below is a genomic region from Phoenix dactylifera cultivar Barhee BC4 unplaced genomic scaffold, palm_55x_up_171113_PBpolish2nd_filt_p 000884F, whole genome shotgun sequence.
tagaACCTAGCTTAAAGTCAAAAGATCTGTAGCTCAGTAACTCCATCGATATCAGATCTGTTTTTAAACTTAAAAAATCCCAAAAGAGTCATCCCATCAAGAAACTTTGCTAGCATTATAGTAAACATAATAGTCAAGCCATTCTCCAGCTATTTGAGATTGGAAGTAGGAATTTATCTTCATCAACAATTTTAATAATGATCTATGTCCTTTATACTAAAAGCTTCCTGAAATAATCAAAATTCTGAACTAACCTACAAATCTCAAGGTAAACCCTTCTAAAGCCCTAGCTGTTAGAACTCAGAAGATTGGAAAACAAAACTGAAAAATAATTCAATCCTGAATTCCAAAAATGTAAAGAAACTTACGAATAATCGAAAGAAATAGTAATTTTCAATACTAAAAGACTAGTGTAGAGCTCAATTTACTAAAGAAAGGACCAAAGTTAGCAACAAAAATCCATTGTACATCAAAAGAGGCTGAGAACATTCCTTGCTtcagtgattaaaaaatttaagaaatgaATTAGACAATTAAAATGTTATCTCAACttgttaaaaaaatcatatacatCTTAAAAATGATCCCATAGGTGTGAATGAAGGATGATCCTAGACAGTGAAAAGATGTTTCCTGAGTAATGTAACATCTTCACATCCTTTATACAATATGAATAGAAGACCCAAAGGACAGACCCATAATGAATTGAAACAATGATAATGATGGGGGAGATGGGATTTGGGAATATCAAACTGTTATAAAGTACCAAAAAACTTCAAGTTCCCTACAAATTGACCCTCATAAAAGGTCCAGGCCAAGTATTTAGGTGAAAAGGCAGATGCACGAAGCTAAGATTGCAAAACTCATTAAACTTTAATAGATATTGTAGTATACCAATTTACTTTTAAATTCCACAGCAATATCTTCAGAATTTTGAGGAAAGGGAGACTATGTAGGTGCAGAAAAACAGTTaacattttcttttatgcacttTCCTTGCATCTCTATCTAAAACATCATATGGAGAAAACCAAGAGGTGGCAAAGGGAAGGTCTCTTTATCATTGtttgaaaattgaaagaacaaatcttggtaCAGCTGCCTTTAGGTGGTGAGCTATAGactaagcaacaacttgaatacTGCCCGGCCTTTGTGCATGGTGGTCCACTTCGATCCCAATCTAGGAACTTGGGAAGCTGCCCTGCCTAAAATTAATGAAAACAGCATGTACTGATGTTGTTGGGCTGCCAGATCACCTAAAGTGGGACTGTCTAGGAGCCTCGGCAGCTTCCTCAAAGAACAATGCATAAAACCATATGAGAAGATACAAGGGTTATATATCAACAAGACGCCTTAGGACAGTAGGTTTTGACATTTTTAACAATACCATTACTCATTAAGAAAACACATTTATAGGATGGATGTAGCAGATACCAGAAATTAATGACACAAATGCGAGAGTCAGATTCAAACACATGTCCGAGCATCTAAGTCGGCAACCAGAAAAAAGAGATGCTGGGATatttcaaaagaagaaataatttCAACCAATTTAATCAAATGTTGCATAagcatattaaattatattgttaaaaatattaaaagatattatttgttgAGGTCTTTTGGTATCCATGTTTTTGACCAAAGTCCCAAATTAGCTTAACGATTTCAGAAATAATAAGTTTTGTTCTggaaaaataacaaaaactTGCCTTCTCTAACACATATCATAGTGAAGTCAAAGTCATTGTTGGAAGAATCCAACCCCACCAATTCACAAACCGCTGCTAAAGCATTTGATGAGTATCCAAATTCCAAATATCTCACATTTAGCTGATTCTTCAGCTATGTATCCAGCATGGACTATGAGAACCATGCAAGTATCCAGGGAACACAGGATATCCTAGGACTGGATGAGTACACTGTAGGAACTAGGAAGCTTAAGAGAAGCAActacaaaatgataaactaaTGGAGAGCCAACGTTGATTAGTAAACAATGTAGAACATAGACTTTAGAAGCCTGATAAGAAGGCTGTTACAGATGCAGGATTGGAAAGGGGGAAAAATGAATGGAAGTAGCATAGGCAGGATTAGGAGCACATTATTCCGAAGAACAAaacttgtgataggaacttgcgGCACTGTCGGAAACATAAATCCAATGGCAAATAAGTTTGGATAAGATGCCATCTGTAGCTGAATACACATGCTTGACTGACTTCAACAGAAACTCAAACCAGTATAAAGTTACTCCATTTATTACAAGCAAAGCAAGGTCAAATCATTTGTTACACAAGAATCAAATCAAACGGCCAACAACCCCGGATACAACTATTAGTCAAGCTAACACTAAGCATTTAAATTTCACGAACGCTCAAACTAAACAACCATAATATTTTACACATCCTACTCCTATATCATGGCATCGAGCAAATTATATTCTCAGTACCGACAAGAATCGATTTTTCATTGACCCTTTCGAGCAGTGAAATCCACCAAAATCACAAAATCTAGCAAAACCCAATTCAATTACCAATGAAACGACAACAACCCCGACCAAAGTCCAGCATATTCCAGCACAATCCCACCACCCAATACCCAAATCCCCCCAAAACCCCAAATCAACCAGTACTCGCCAAATTAACCAAAACCCCTCTAAATCGACACAAAAACAAtccaaacactgaataatacgCCGAAAACAACACGAAAAAGAGGGGGAGAAAGGCCGTATCTTACATTGTTTCCCTTCCAAACTTGATAGACTCGCTTTGCCATGAAGAACCAAACCCGCTGCGACTACGCCGGAAGGGAATCGAAGACATCGAACTCGCTCATCCTCCTCGAGCCCTCAAAATCGACGAGAAAAGCAGCAGGTAAAAAGATTACAGGTTGGATTTTGGAGCGCTTTTCGGTCTTCCCTTCTGAAATAAGCAGAGAAAGAAATGATTTTTCCCCCCTTTTcttccctccccctcctctctttctttattttccgGGCTTCGATTTTCGATCGAAGGCTGTTGAAAGCTGAGGTAGGGTGAGGTGTAAAACAGGGACTtttcagaagaaaaaagaaggcagtattctctctctctctctctgtttttatttctctctcttgccCACGTTCAAGGGGAGGCCGGGAGGGGTTTAAGTGGGGCTATGCCTCCCTGTTACGCAAGGGGGGATACAACGAAAAAAGGGAGACTTTTAATGAGGTGGGACCGAGTGACTGTTTTGGCCAGACAGGGGTTGTATAGTTCATACAAAAGAAGGCTTTTTCTTCCTTCGAcgaatccaccgttggatcacaTAATGGACACTTTGAGATCTGCGACGATGAGTCTATCGGCATGCTTTGAGAGCTGTGCGGGTCTCGATCCAGCGGTCGAAATATCAATATTTCTTTCGCGCGAAGGACACAACCCGAACCCAATGGGCAAAGGTaataatttattgatttttttttttcatgaataccccctaaatattaaattttgtgTAAATACTCTCcccaaattaatatttacatatatattccATACAACacttattttattattctaATTTTTTAACCATATTTTTTATATGTTCTCATACACGTTAAAAATTaacaattttatatttaaataactaaaatactcttaatagatgttatataaaaaatatatttataaaaaaagtacggtgaaaaataaaaaataattttaattttttatttttaattaaaaaatataatttttattaatggtgttagcAAAATcgttatattaaaaaatatttgtatataaatagtattttatgacaatataaaaataaatataaattttaatagaatatttatataaaattaaatttttaaaaagatattcatgaaaaaaaaagaactccaACTTGCCGGGATAATTTTTTCATTTAAGTAAGGAAGTAATCTATATGGGGATATTTAATTCCTAAATGCACTAGCCTGGCAAGTGGCAGCTAGCTCCCCTCTGTGCTCATCAAAATAAAGTACTGAGTAGACTTAATTAATAAATTAGATTTGCTGAAATTCCATGCCAAAAACAGGATGTTGTGCTAAGTACATTAATCCAGGTAGAGTAGAGGGGCTTGGATGCTGCCAAGTGGTGGGTAAAAGAGAGTTGTTTGTTTAACCAGCCAAAAACTATCCAAAAAGTTGATGAATAATTTTGTTGGGTTGAAATATGAAAACCCTTGATGGGGGCCAAAATAAACCATCCTACTTATAATATAGGACCACTCAATTTCAGCCAAATAGACATCAGCACCGAACATGCAAGATCTTGGTCCCGCCGAGCACCCATCCGACCTCGGACCTTACAAAAGGCCGAACCGATCTCGGACCTTACAAAAGGCCGAGCCTACCTCGGCCAGACCTCTCCGCTCAAAGCGTCCTACAGGATCGACCAAGAGCCGAAGAAACAAATATTTATTATTCGATGCTTGGTTTAATTTGCCACGAAGAAGCGAATATTCTTTGCTGATGCTACCAGTATTTTAATTGGAGAACTTTGAATCCATTTTTTTCTTGAGCATTAAGTATGGAAGCGATGCACCGCTATATCGATTATAAATTAATCATAAAGCCAAGGATCAAATCCAGTGGCTCTAATAGATCATACCCCTGTCTTATGACCTATAATTGCGTGTGAATATAAACAAGCATGAATCATATGAGTACCTGGGTGCCCACTCAAAGTTCATGCAGGTTCCTCTGATTGCAAGGAATTACATTAGGGCTCACAGGCTCACAAATTCAAATAACTAGTGGCTCATGAAACTTCCATTACATCACAAGCTATACAATGTAGGTGGGTGAATCTTGGATGAAAGTGAGATATGGCAAATTAACTAAATATTCTATCATAAAATCGTGAGCTACATTCCATTTCTTTGTCACATAATTTAATGGAAAAGGAGACAAATTAAAGTTCCGACAAAATTTTATAATCTAATCTACTACCACTTCTAAGATAGGTTGCTAACTGACATATCTAAGCTCTTTAATCGTCACATCTCGAGCAAGATTTCTTGGACTTGAAACAATGGATGGTGCAAGTTTGTTTGGTTTTCTTGGATATGCCAAGTGGCACATTGCAGGTATTCTTGTTGGTATTCCTACCACTTGGAAAAATGCTTTAGAAGGACATCCAAGTTTGCACCCTCTCAGGGGCCTGCCATGAAGAGGGTATGAATTATGCCACCAAGATGGTAGCATAGATGGAACAGAGCTTTGTTTCCACCGAGATGGTCCagattcgaaacgcgcgggcatTGATTAAATTTAGGAACCGGATGCCCCATGCCTGGACGCTTTCAGTGGGAGCGCTACTGGTCCATTGGTACCGAGGTGGCGCTAGGGAGACGTACTCACACATGGGTGAGGAACCCAGTGGAGGGAACCCACGGGTCGGAGAGGGTATGCGGAAACTTGCGGTCTGCATTGAACATCTCTGGTGGAAggagggcccagtgggggctgctacgcgggtgaggTTTCCTCTCCTCCCGCTCttattttttaccaaaaaaaaaagagggtatGAATTATTGAGGTATTGCCAAGAGTTGATAGGTGtttaattaatcaaaattaGTTTTATGTATTGTGTATCCATCAAAATTAGTTTTTTGTTCACTTTTTGATActctttattatatattttacacCACTTCCATTACATGCAAGTTATGAGATGCATTAGAACAAAAATATAGTAAATTATATGAGGGTCTAGAAAATACATTGTAGGAAAGATTTTAGAGTATAAGATGACTGATAAAAAATAGCTTGTACTGCAAACTCATGAAGAGCAAGCATTGGTTCATGATATGAAACAAAAAGGAATTGATCTTGTTGAGAAATTTCTAATGGCTGCCATTAATGTTAAATTACCTCCTAAGTGAAAATTTTTATCTTatcattaaaacataaaagagaACTTCTAACTATGAATGATTTGATAGTTTCACttaaatagaaaagaaatatataagaGAAAAAGATAAATTTTCTAACGATTTCAAACATAAGATAAATCTGGTAGAGGGAAAGAAACATGACAAATTCAGGAATCAAAACcaagaaaaatataataaatttaagCTGCAATTAGAAgttaacaaaataaaataaaaataaaagttgcTATTATATTTGTGCTAAATCCAAGCACTTCGCAAGAAATTGCTATTATCGAAAGGATAAGGGCCTAAAGAGTTAGAAGAATCAGCACAGTCTTCAAGTAAACATGGTGTCTGTTGAATCTAGTTCATCTGGGATCAATGAAAGTTTGTTTCTATTAACTTTGAGATAAATCTAGCATATCAATCGACTAATTAGTGAATTGATGCTGGTACTAATGTACATGCTTATACTAATAAATCTATGTTCTTCACTTATCGGGTCTTTAATGGAAATACTGCGCCGACGGAGAATTCTATTGCTACATAAGTGAGAGATGGAGGATGAGTAGATTGATACTAATATCTAGGAAGACTCTTGCTCTCCACGAAGTGCAGCATATATCAAAAGTTAGGAAGAATTTTATTAATGATTCTTTGCTAATAAAGGATGGCTATAATAAAATGATCTTTGAGTCAAATAAAGCCATTCCAACCAAAAATCCTACTTTTATTGGAAAGGATTATTGTTTCTGGTGGACTACTTAAATTGAATGTGACAAAAGTTGAGAGtaataaaatcaattcttttgttTACCAATCTTGCATCTTCTAATTAGTGGCGTGATAGATTTGGTCATGTAAACCATAAtactattaaaagaatgatGAATTTAAATTTGATTCCTAAATATGATATTGATACAAATTAAGAACGTGAGATATATGTCCAATTTAAGCAACCAAGAAAATCATTTAAAATAGTATATAAAAAACTGAACTTTTTGAATTAATATATAGTGATGCATGAGACTTAAACATTCTAACTAGAAATGCAAAAGATACTTTATTACTTTATTAGATGATTTTTCAGAATACTATTATCTGTATCTTATTAGAATAAAAGATGAAGTTTCTTAAATCAGACAGAGGGGGAGAATATACCTCCAATGAgctcaataatttttttaaaataaatggcATTATTTTTTTCACCTTATCCATCGCAGTATTAGGAAAAAGAATAAAACTTTGATTGATATGATTAAGTGCATAATTAGTAATTCTATGGTATCTAACAATTTGTAGGGAGAAGTTCTTTCATCCATGTGCTATATTCTTAATAGTATTGTTCATAAGGATGCTAACCTAACATCCAGTGATGTGACAAGATAGGAATCCTAATTTAAATCATCTTCAAAAGGCAACTCCTCTATTGCCATTTATTATGGAAAGCTCAAATCTCTATGAGACGAGTTTGTCGAGTAAATCGAGCTATGATTTCCATCAGCCCCATCTTGATCATAGCCACTGTAAACTTCTCGAAGAGTAAAGCATGGTTCATGATGAAGCTCTTGACTATAGATTGCATCTTGAAGCTAGTCTACGAGTCCTGGTCTGACTTGAAGAGGCCTTGCCGATTCATGAGATCAATGTAGTACTTGTAGTTGAAAGTGTTCGAGGACCGGATATCGATCATGATGGTGTTGTTAGTGTTCTTGGCTGATTAGGTACGGTGGAGGGAGTTGGTGAAGCTCTTGTCCATGGTGGGATCCTAGAAGGGGAACAAACAATCGTCGAAGGAGTATATTTGCCAATACCAATGGTGTGGGCACCGAAGATGgcgattttttcttttcttatttttggcTTGAaactatattatactataaaatacAAGCATCTCTAGCTACGACCAAAACGAACCGGCTAGCTAGGCCACACCCTTATCCAATATCGGCTCGAAATTTTTTTCCTAAGCTCTGGTCTCGGCTTAGAcccaaaaattttagaaaatatagACCCGACCTTGACCTAATCCCAAGCCCAAATATGGCCCAAAATCCAATCGAGCCAACCCAAATTTAGTCTATTTGGGCCAAAAATTAGGCCGACCTGATTTAGGAATTGAGTTTAACTTCCAGACAATCAACCAGAATGCCGATTCTTTTAGCATAACCCTTGAATAAATACAACTGTTAGCATTGATAGCTATAATGTCTCACTCCTAAATAATGAACGACCATAATTAGTCACGTAGGAAGCCACTCGATATGCTCTCCTATTAGCCTTCTTGAGCACATACTTCACTGCACATGAAATTGTGTTCATCTTAAGTCTCTATTTTGTATATAGAAAAATAGCCTGTCTTGGAATTCCAAATGATAAAATCTAACCCCCTAATCTGATCCTGATTCTTCACACTGTGCTCAAGCTGCTTCCTTTCATGTACAACTAATATATGTAGTTACGCCAAAGGAGCCTTACTTGTATACTTAGAAGTTTTAGTTTGATTGCAAAATAAATTCATTATCATTGAAATCCATTTAAAACATATTTATAATGATCTATTACTCCACGAGAAAATGTTTGACAGCCAAAAGGAGCAGCACCAACAagctttttctttgaaaacagTTTTCTACGCGAGGTTTTACATtatctaatatatatttattttttttatactcAATGAAAaggtataaaaaatattatttttgttagttACAAACAAAATTATCTTTCCAAGATATGCTTCAGTTCAGCAAGATATAATATGAAAAGTAACAAAATTTCATTATGGGAagatattagaaaaataaataaattcttaTTATTTGCTTCAAACTAATAATGAGCAAATCATAGTCTTATATATTAATTGGCATGACTTATGATGGTTAATGCTTGAATTAATATGTATTTTATCATTTAATAAGAGGAGTGCTGGTAATTGAACCCAATACGGGACATGGGTTAGATTatctttttaattaaaaatataaaatgtttataaaataatttaattttgagGTCCATTCTTTTGAATGGAAGATGGATttcggagtgctttgagatatgtgtGGTTAGTGATCCAACGATGCTGGGCGCGAAAAAGGTTAATCATAGTCCTGTCTCATCCCCTTTCGTATAGACAGGCCACTTTCCTGCTGCTTTGGTCTCTTCTCAACGATACCACTCTCTTTCCCGCGCCATCTTTACACTacccctcctttcttcttcgtCGACCGCCACCGTTTCTTAAGTTGTCTTTTTTCTGTAGCTTAGTTACTACCTCCGGCCGGCTGGCCTCTTCCTCCCTTATCTTTTCTCCTTCCACAatgggaaaaataaaaaattcttcttcctttattttaatagtccaagaattttttttgtagTGTCTGTACACTATAGTGGCTAGATTGGCCTCCTTATCCGTTATCTCATTTAATCTATCCCAAATTTAGATTCAACAATCATTTTTCTAATAAAATAATCATATCCTTATAAAGAAAGGAAATAACAATTACTCCCTAATTGCAGCATGCATGCAATTTATCGAGACACGTGTTTGATAAAACACGGTTATATATGGCAAAGGTCAAAAAGTTTAGAAATTataaactaaaaataatatagaGATCTAAACCACGGGATtttaacaaaaacaaaaacttctttagttttccgctttttttttttcaaactccacactcttttttctctccctctcaagATCGTGTGGGAATGGGCCAAGAGGATCTTAGGAGGAAACCAATTCATACATAAAATTTATAGATGTTTTAGGATGTAATACTTGGGAAATTAGACCATCAACTGATCTGCTCCAAGACACCTTTGATGTACCTTTGTGAACATTACAAATCAGCTTGAAACTTCATTAAACTCTCTTGTAGCACGCAATTGATAAGAAACTATTTTCATCCCATATGTTTCAGAGAATTTAAATCCTGGTGAATTGGGTGAATTTAATTTGACAATATTTCCTATCATGTTTCTTGGATATTAGAAGATGACAAGAGTAACTTGCAGGGCTTTTTATACAGGATATTTTTTTTGGTCATCTTCTATTTATGTTTTGCCTTGTGTGACTTTAGACAATGGAGGGTGACATCCTAATATTCTCACCCTCTTGGTATATATAGCATCGCATCAAGTAATTAAGGGATCAAATGCTTTCATTGCATTACAAAAAGGTGGAAAATTTCCATCGTCAAAATCATTAATAGTACACAAAAGAAAGATACCCTAATGATTACATCATCACTCTAGAATGCCGACGCCAATTATGTAGCAGCATATTGTTATTTTGAGTagatcttctctttctttctcttaataAATAAAACCATACGTGGGTTCAACTTGTATCTTCCGCGCGAAGAATGATCGACTTTTTTTTGCCATGTCAACCTTTATATGGCTTGTTATATagatttcaaaatattttattattattattttttatctgcTTGTGCAAATTTTGAAGCAGCTATTGTGCAATCCAACAGACGATGTGGCGAAAGAAGGGTAATTATTCTTTCATTCGAAAGATACAATCCGAACCCAACTAGCCTAACCTGGCCTGGCTCATATTTACAACCTTGCAACATGTTCATGCCAAAACCTCATTAATGTTTTAGTCTAGTAAAATTACATCACTTCCAATTCTCTTATTGAGCAACCTAATtccaaaaacaaagaaaaagcagAAAGCATACAAACCTGAACACACCAATGCTCATATATGGTCCAAACCTGAACATGCTGTCCATTTCCACACCATTTCTACCTCTTAGACCAAACATCTTACAAGACAAACACGTACACAAAAAGCATACAATATTATTACGTCCCATTACACGTGCTACATCACACGTGCAGCCTAAAACACAGCCATCTCCCCTTCTCCGTCCACCAAAGACTCCAACACCCCACTCCGTGACCCAGCATTGCGTGCCGAGCAGTTGGCCCGGATCTCCCCCTGCGTCCCCGTCAGTACGCTCAGCTGCCCCATTTTGATCATGGCCGACGCAAACTTCTCGAAGAACAAAGCCTGGTTCACGGCGAAGCTCGTGACGATAGACCGGGTCCTGGAGTCGGTGTACAGGTCCTGGTCCGACGTGAAGAGGCCTTGCCGGTTCATGAGATCGACGTAGTACTTGTTGTCGAAGGTGTTGGGGGACCGGATATCGAGAACGGTGGTGTTGACGGTGTTCTTGGCCGGGCAGGTGCGGCGGAGGGAGTTGGCGAAGGTCTTGTCCATGATGGGATCCTGGGTGGGGAAGAGGCGGTTGTCGAAGGAGGTGCAGTGGCCGATGCCGATGGTGTGGCCGCCGGAGAGGGCGACGAGGTCGGTGGAGTCGAGTTTGAGCTTGGCCAAGGCTGAGAGGAGGACGGTGACGTTGGAGAAGGGGGCAGGGAGGCTGGCGAGGGTGGCTTGCTGGGTGGCGAAGTTGAGGCCGTCACGGCGGCCTAAGGGAACGGGGTAGTTAGGCCCACCGGACTGCAAGAGAGATTTGAACTCTTTAGCCGGGCGATCTCAAACATCACACATCAAGATCTAGTGGCTTACCATTACATTTAGACTATTTGCTGGAGACAGTAGTGCTTATTTCTGCTGATCTCATTTCTCTTATATATGCTTGTATTTTTCAGTAATAGCAAATATATGAATGTATATAAGAAGTTTTTTGTatacttttttaatatttagaaattatttgtaTCTTTATCGTCAAAAGTTTCAAAGAGGTGTGACCTCTTTTGTAGCTGGATTAATTTGTGACATCAGAAACCAAGTTCCTGGCCTTAAATCTTTTACTACCGTGATACAGGAAGAGGCAAGCTTTGCATGGTTCGTTTCATTTTAAGGGAGGGAGTGAAATATccctatttttaattttctctaTAAGTTTATCTCACTAACCATTGGAGACTAATTAAAATACGATTCACCTGGTTAGCGGGTGAACATCAATAGTTAAATAGGCGTGTGGTGGTAGGCGGCTATTCGATATCCAAATGCAGCCCAAGGGTCCACACGGGAAATAGCACGGTGCTTAGAAAAGTCAACAGTCAACCGACCGTCCGTACGCTTTTCCAGGCTAAATTCACGGTGACCCAGTGAGCTTTCTTttcagtcttttttttttttggttaaagctTTCTTTTCAGTCTTTGAAACTGTGCATAAtgtcgttgtaccaaaaaataaaaaaacctgTCCATTAACGCCACACGCTTACACACGCGCGCGCAcacagacagagagagagagagagagagggagaagcaaTACCAGGTGGACGGAGTCACGGGCAGCGAGAGCGGCGACGTCGGCGCAGGAGACGACCCGACCGCATTGCTTGTCTATAAGAGCCCGGAGTTCGTTGATGGCCTTGAACGCCGCCGGCCTCAGCGTCAGGTTGGGCGGCGCCTGCTGCTCCCCCGGCCCGCTCGCCGACCCATCCAATAACACCGACGCATCACACCCCTGCCATTTTCTAACCTCCATCAATGATATGCAACGAaagatggatatatatatatatatatatatatatatatatatatatatatatatatatatatatatatatatatatatatatatatatatatatatataaccatcAGTGAGCTCTTGTTAACTAAAGAACCAGTTAAGAGTTATACCTGGACGAAGCAGTCGTGGAAGTGGACTCGAAGGAGGCCGGCGGCGAGGCCGATGTCCTTCTGGAAGGCATTCTTCAAGTAGTTACCCACGATGAGCTCCAGCTTTGGGCAGCTGGACTCGTAGAAGCTCCATGACAGGCCCTTCACTATGGGAGGAGAGCTCTCGGCTTCTGATAGTGTACAGAAGACTGCAAGTGAAGAGAGAAGCAataggagagctagggaagaagaggaagccatTGGGTTAAAGTCAGTGGAAGCACCAAGGTCCCCTTACTGTTCTTGGTCAGCCAAGATGGTCCTCATTTATAGGCTACATGGGTTAGAGATAAGACTCCTCTTCCAGGAAACTGATGCACGCTTTCACAAAAGGCAAGTGGATAATTCCGACATTCAATATGTTCTAGTGGGAGATTTTTCCAATATGGTGGTgtggaaaaagagagaaagagggtgCAGGCCTTCATCATCGGAATCTACTTTTGAGGTGGTGGGTGGGAGGGCCCACGCCTCACTGACTCTTTCTTAGCCGACCACGCTCCCCGGATCTACAGGGGCCGCACATGCTTTTGAACTGGGAAATATTATATCAGGTTTTCCTT
It encodes:
- the LOC120107511 gene encoding peroxidase 12-like; translated protein: MASSSSLALLLLLSSLAVFCTLSEAESSPPIVKGLSWSFYESSCPKLELIVGNYLKNAFQKDIGLAAGLLRVHFHDCFVQGCDASVLLDGSASGPGEQQAPPNLTLRPAAFKAINELRALIDKQCGRVVSCADVAALAARDSVHLSGGPNYPVPLGRRDGLNFATQQATLASLPAPFSNVTVLLSALAKLKLDSTDLVALSGGHTIGIGHCTSFDNRLFPTQDPIMDKTFANSLRRTCPAKNTVNTTVLDIRSPNTFDNKYYVDLMNRQGLFTSDQDLYTDSRTRSIVTSFAVNQALFFEKFASAMIKMGQLSVLTGTQGEIRANCSARNAGSRSGVLESLVDGEGEMAVF